A DNA window from bacterium BMS3Abin02 contains the following coding sequences:
- a CDS encoding leucine/isoleucine/valine transporter permease subunit has translation MNTFSRRRMGEAVRTWLLLTALLAVVALVGSAFLDAPSQRVLTNFLTIVGLVVAYQSFVGPSGLLSFGHVAFFGAGAYAAALVTIPVDQKARLLQGLPAWLAGMETGLWGAILAAVLVAAIIAAFTGATISKMEDMGLVMATLALLVMMYTVFANWDTVTRGTIGILRVPDLVTTPIALVAAVVITGVALLFSASPIGLRLQAVREDQAAASALGISVARSRFYGWMISAVLMGAGAAVWALNNLAFGPHQFFFAQTFTLLSMLVIGGMSSVSGAVIGTAVVTVLAEMLRPLERGLSLGPVHLSELPGVIQLALAALIMLVLIVAPQGITGGRELGSLLRRRK, from the coding sequence ATGAACACCTTTTCACGCCGTCGCATGGGCGAAGCGGTTCGGACCTGGCTGCTGCTCACCGCACTGTTGGCGGTCGTGGCCCTGGTCGGCTCCGCATTCCTCGACGCACCCTCCCAACGGGTGTTGACAAACTTTCTGACCATCGTCGGCCTCGTCGTGGCCTACCAGAGTTTTGTTGGTCCGTCGGGTCTTCTCTCCTTCGGCCACGTCGCGTTCTTCGGCGCCGGCGCCTATGCCGCGGCGTTGGTCACGATCCCGGTCGATCAGAAGGCACGTCTTCTCCAAGGGCTGCCGGCCTGGCTGGCAGGCATGGAGACGGGGCTGTGGGGAGCGATCCTCGCCGCCGTGCTGGTCGCCGCGATCATCGCGGCGTTCACCGGGGCAACCATCTCCAAGATGGAGGACATGGGGCTGGTCATGGCCACTCTGGCGCTGCTGGTCATGATGTATACGGTCTTCGCCAACTGGGATACCGTCACTCGAGGCACGATCGGGATTCTGCGGGTTCCGGATCTCGTGACAACGCCGATCGCCCTTGTCGCAGCCGTGGTCATCACAGGGGTGGCCCTGCTCTTTTCCGCCTCTCCGATCGGACTTCGCCTCCAGGCGGTCAGGGAGGACCAGGCGGCGGCCTCCGCGTTGGGGATCTCGGTGGCACGCAGCCGCTTCTACGGCTGGATGATCAGTGCGGTCCTCATGGGGGCGGGGGCGGCCGTGTGGGCACTCAACAACCTGGCGTTCGGACCTCACCAGTTCTTCTTCGCCCAGACATTCACCCTGTTGTCGATGCTCGTGATAGGGGGGATGTCGTCGGTGTCGGGGGCCGTGATCGGCACGGCTGTGGTGACGGTGCTGGCCGAGATGCTCCGGCCGCTGGAGCGGGGACTGTCCCTGGGCCCCGTCCACCTGAGCGAGCTGCCGGGTGTGATCCAGCTGGCTTTGGCCGCCCTGATCATGCTCGTGCTGATCGTGGCCCCCCAAGGCATCACCGGGGGGCGGGAACTGGGATCGTTGTTGAGGAGGCGCAAATGA